In the genome of Chitinivibrio alkaliphilus ACht1, one region contains:
- a CDS encoding flagellar basal body L-ring protein FlgH — translation MKHVISLLMLFCTVFPLTAMRVQSMYTNHRALREGDILTVLVQENAEAGTSANTKTRNQGGVNVNGGGGSGLLGFIPRFGTSGEFGAEYDGSGDTKRRGDFRTTISVRVEEVLQNGNLMIQGSKRVKINEEEQLIDLSGVIHPSTISPKNTVYSSNIADAKITYSGQGSNADAQRPGFITRFFNWLF, via the coding sequence ATGAAACATGTTATATCTCTTCTCATGCTGTTTTGTACCGTATTTCCTCTTACGGCAATGCGAGTCCAAAGCATGTATACCAACCATCGTGCCCTGCGTGAAGGTGATATCCTTACAGTCTTAGTTCAGGAGAATGCTGAAGCAGGTACCAGTGCCAACACCAAGACTCGTAATCAAGGCGGAGTAAATGTGAATGGTGGGGGAGGCTCTGGGCTATTGGGGTTTATTCCACGATTTGGCACAAGTGGTGAATTTGGCGCTGAGTATGATGGCAGCGGTGACACAAAACGCAGAGGAGATTTTAGAACTACTATCTCTGTGCGCGTGGAGGAGGTCCTCCAGAATGGAAACCTTATGATACAGGGAAGTAAACGGGTAAAGATAAATGAGGAGGAGCAACTCATCGATTTAAGCGGTGTGATTCATCCGAGTACTATTTCACCTAAGAATACCGTATACTCCTCAAATATCGCTGATGCAAAAATTACCTACTCCGGACAGGGCTCAAATGCCGATGCACAGCGTCCCGGATTTATCACCCGTTTTTTTAACTGGTTATTTTAG
- a CDS encoding ABC transporter permease, giving the protein MMNRVLREIRKRKLTGWVWCSLALTSLILLPNLSILSPLFTPATENWFHIQEYLLADYLKNTFAIVGGTAIFSALLGTLLAYIITFYEIRGSKLLHLLLILPLAIPPYIGAYVYAEMLSYTGTVQRFVRYGLGISAPQSMYNIMHIPGAVAMYTLFLYPYVYLLVKSFFSKQSAAVVETAQSLGKSQKEIFLFLLIPLARGAIVGGTTLVILEVLNDYGVVRYFGIPTFTTAIFRVWFSLGDIDTAIRLSGVLMLTVLVFVAAEKLLRGRRKYQYATAQIRPIRKRPLTGFYRLFAWGTIGTCLALALGIPVLQLVYWAILSFDRIASMDLFSITLNTLEISTVASIFIIVSAVILANTARLQSSWISTFLSKISTIGYAIPGAVIAMGVLLFILSLENELTSRLPIKNTAFLSSSMAMLIFAYFVRFLTIAYNSVETGFDKIGLRFYEASISLGKGNLRTLFTVDLPMITPALVSGFILVFVDILKELPLTMILRPFNYDTLAAKSFEYANDEMIHETAMTSLVIIALAAGSIILLYVLNRRNT; this is encoded by the coding sequence ATGATGAACCGAGTGCTTCGAGAAATACGTAAGCGAAAACTCACAGGGTGGGTCTGGTGCAGTCTCGCCTTGACCTCCCTAATACTCCTGCCCAATTTGAGCATCCTCTCTCCTCTTTTTACTCCTGCAACAGAAAACTGGTTTCATATACAGGAATATCTTTTAGCTGACTATTTGAAAAACACCTTCGCAATTGTAGGAGGAACTGCCATATTTTCAGCCCTTCTTGGAACACTCCTCGCATACATCATTACCTTTTATGAAATTCGTGGATCGAAGCTCCTTCATCTACTCTTAATACTCCCCCTTGCCATTCCTCCCTACATTGGTGCCTATGTCTATGCCGAAATGCTGAGTTATACCGGTACAGTACAACGCTTTGTTCGGTACGGCTTGGGTATTTCAGCTCCGCAATCCATGTATAATATCATGCACATTCCCGGTGCAGTAGCTATGTACACCCTCTTTCTGTATCCCTATGTATACCTTTTGGTAAAATCTTTTTTCTCAAAACAGTCTGCTGCAGTTGTAGAAACTGCTCAGAGTTTAGGTAAATCGCAAAAAGAGATATTCCTCTTCTTACTCATCCCCCTTGCTCGGGGAGCAATTGTGGGCGGTACAACCTTGGTCATCCTTGAAGTACTGAATGACTACGGTGTGGTACGATATTTTGGTATTCCCACATTTACCACCGCCATATTTCGCGTTTGGTTTTCCCTGGGGGATATTGATACAGCGATTCGTCTTTCCGGGGTTCTCATGCTCACTGTGCTTGTCTTTGTGGCAGCGGAAAAACTCCTTCGAGGGCGACGAAAATATCAGTATGCAACAGCACAAATTCGGCCCATACGAAAACGCCCCTTAACTGGTTTCTACCGGCTCTTTGCGTGGGGAACCATCGGAACTTGTCTTGCCCTTGCCTTGGGTATTCCCGTGCTACAACTGGTGTATTGGGCCATCCTCAGTTTTGATAGAATTGCCTCCATGGATCTCTTTTCTATCACCCTAAACACCCTTGAAATTAGTACCGTTGCATCGATTTTTATAATCGTTTCGGCCGTAATTCTTGCCAATACAGCACGTCTGCAATCCTCATGGATTTCCACCTTTCTGTCCAAAATATCAACCATTGGCTATGCCATACCGGGAGCAGTTATTGCCATGGGGGTTCTTCTTTTTATTCTATCATTGGAAAACGAGTTGACTTCCCGCCTTCCCATCAAAAACACCGCCTTTTTATCAAGTTCCATGGCCATGCTTATTTTTGCGTATTTTGTTCGATTTCTTACAATAGCCTATAATTCAGTAGAAACAGGGTTTGATAAAATCGGTCTTCGATTTTATGAGGCATCTATCTCCTTGGGAAAGGGTAATCTACGCACTCTCTTTACGGTTGATCTACCCATGATTACCCCAGCCCTTGTCAGCGGGTTTATTCTTGTTTTTGTAGATATCCTCAAAGAGCTTCCTCTCACAATGATACTACGCCCCTTTAACTATGATACCTTAGCAGCAAAATCTTTTGAGTATGCCAATGATGAAATGATACATGAGACTGCCATGACGTCCCTTGTAATCATTGCTCTTGCCGCCGGCTCCATCATTCTACTCTATGTTCTAAATCGACGGAATACCTAA
- a CDS encoding flagellar basal body P-ring protein FlgI, with amino-acid sequence MKIGIVIVVLLTTSVFTQEVRIRDVSNIDGLQEMQVYGYGLVVGLAGTGDRSSTVFTNQTMKNMLTNMGIELPEREINLRNVAAVMVTGTVSPFTKRGTRIDVNVASIGDARSIEGGTLLITALQGSDGEVYASAQGPLSTGGYQVENERFNRSRQNHVVVGRIPHGAIVQNEYDLHTFSETNLSISLSKPDFSSAVAMTTSINAFALADLGIDEPIARTRDAATVTLDYPRVQELLADESMEFAEFISLVENLTFTISMPARVVMNERTGTVVAGSDVRISEVAVTHGGIKVEITNRPEAVMPQPFTFGQAVTVPNPEQVVEERDMDMVVLDQNTSVTELSQALNSMGVSPRDVISIFQAIREAGALHGDLVVM; translated from the coding sequence ATGAAAATAGGGATAGTAATAGTCGTTCTCCTAACTACTAGTGTGTTTACGCAGGAAGTACGTATCCGTGACGTCTCAAACATTGATGGACTCCAAGAAATGCAGGTATACGGGTATGGTTTAGTTGTGGGGCTTGCTGGAACAGGAGATAGAAGCAGCACAGTATTTACGAACCAAACAATGAAAAATATGCTTACGAATATGGGCATTGAGTTGCCGGAGCGTGAGATTAATCTTCGAAATGTTGCTGCCGTAATGGTTACCGGCACGGTTTCTCCCTTTACCAAGCGTGGAACCCGTATTGATGTAAATGTTGCTTCAATTGGTGATGCTCGGAGTATAGAAGGGGGTACTCTTTTAATTACAGCTCTTCAAGGGAGTGATGGAGAAGTGTATGCATCTGCCCAGGGGCCTCTTTCCACGGGGGGATATCAAGTAGAAAATGAACGGTTTAACCGCTCACGTCAAAATCATGTTGTGGTGGGGCGAATTCCTCACGGGGCAATAGTACAAAATGAATATGACCTGCATACCTTCAGTGAAACCAATTTATCAATCTCCTTAAGTAAGCCAGACTTTTCTTCTGCTGTTGCCATGACAACCTCAATCAATGCTTTTGCCCTCGCAGACTTAGGCATTGACGAACCTATTGCACGTACACGTGATGCTGCAACGGTTACTCTTGATTATCCTCGAGTGCAGGAGCTCTTGGCAGATGAGTCCATGGAGTTTGCCGAATTTATTTCTTTGGTAGAAAATCTAACCTTTACAATTTCCATGCCAGCGCGGGTTGTTATGAATGAACGCACAGGCACAGTTGTGGCAGGAAGTGATGTTCGTATCTCTGAAGTTGCTGTTACTCATGGAGGTATAAAAGTAGAGATAACAAATCGTCCCGAGGCGGTCATGCCCCAACCCTTTACCTTCGGTCAAGCCGTGACTGTACCCAATCCAGAACAGGTGGTGGAAGAGCGTGATATGGACATGGTGGTACTTGATCAAAATACTTCCGTAACAGAGCTCTCACAGGCTCTCAACTCTATGGGGGTATCACCACGGGATGTTATATCCATCTTTCAGGCTATACGTGAAGCAGGGGCTCTTCATGGCGATCTTGTGGTGATGTAA
- a CDS encoding heavy metal translocating P-type ATPase — protein sequence MKKTLFSITGMSCAGCARTIEKELENAPGVMSAGVNFPAERVVVEYDPQQTSPDQLRTLITTLGYRAEQIQSKYRQISGKISGMSCASCANTIEKSLTALSGVEEVRVNFAAEKITLTYDPVSVSQREIADHLAGQGYTLVLADTDEEQHDHTQAIFQRMLLASVSAGIIMALMVVHMFISIPGYFLITAVLAIPAVFIAGAETHRATWNGLTRKSVNMDTLITMGSLIPYLLSMIGFWFDITTFVEMAASIMALHLVGRYLEAKAKGRASQAIEKLLAMEAKTARVVREDVEQEIPVEEVRLGDIVRIKPGEKIPTDGEIISGETRIDESMATGESLPVHRITGDTVIGSTINQTGALDIRVTHERSETFLSRVIRMVEEAQGSKVPIQEFADRITGYFVPAVMIIAVTAFFSWLLFPEFHLSIVRFFDFPWSTTEVAPLTLAILAMTAVLVISCPCALGLATPTSLMVGSGMGAQRGILIRNGEAIQTMKDVNLIAFDKTGTLTRGTPEVTEVISTDEVTSQEILFAAASVERSSEHPLAGAILAAAKEHEIELVAPTSFSAQVGKGVTGEVAGHQISVGNRKIINFENLPENLRIRAASLEDEAKTVVFVSRDSRVIGILAISDAIKDDAKDAVEALARHGISTAMITGDNEKTARAVADQLGISHVIAEVLPGGKVSEIERLQEVHKTVAMVGDGINDAPALKQANVGIALGTGTDIAIEAGDITLVRGDVTAVVSAVILSRATFRKIRQNYFWAWVYNGVAIPAAFLGLLHPMIGAAAMAMSSLTVVLNSLGLRRISLKHT from the coding sequence ATGAAAAAAACACTGTTTTCTATAACAGGAATGAGTTGTGCGGGATGCGCACGAACAATAGAAAAAGAGTTAGAGAATGCTCCTGGAGTTATGTCGGCGGGGGTTAATTTTCCCGCTGAAAGAGTTGTCGTTGAATATGATCCGCAACAGACAAGCCCCGATCAGCTTCGTACTCTGATCACAACCTTGGGATATAGAGCAGAACAGATACAGAGCAAGTATCGACAAATTTCTGGAAAAATATCCGGAATGAGTTGTGCAAGTTGTGCTAACACCATAGAAAAAAGTCTTACGGCTCTTTCAGGGGTTGAAGAAGTCCGTGTGAATTTTGCTGCAGAAAAGATTACCCTTACGTATGACCCTGTCTCTGTGTCTCAGCGGGAAATTGCGGATCACCTTGCTGGACAGGGGTACACCTTGGTCCTTGCAGATACAGATGAAGAGCAGCATGATCACACTCAAGCTATTTTTCAGCGAATGCTCCTGGCCTCTGTTTCTGCGGGGATCATTATGGCTCTCATGGTGGTGCACATGTTTATTTCCATACCGGGATATTTTCTTATTACAGCTGTACTTGCTATTCCCGCAGTCTTCATTGCGGGGGCAGAAACGCATCGAGCAACGTGGAATGGACTTACCAGAAAATCGGTTAATATGGATACCTTAATTACCATGGGATCGCTTATTCCTTACCTGCTCAGTATGATTGGGTTTTGGTTTGATATAACTACCTTTGTCGAAATGGCTGCTTCAATAATGGCCTTGCATCTTGTTGGACGGTATCTCGAAGCAAAGGCAAAGGGACGGGCTTCACAGGCTATTGAAAAGCTGCTTGCCATGGAAGCCAAAACTGCTCGTGTTGTACGAGAAGACGTCGAACAGGAAATTCCTGTTGAAGAGGTACGTCTGGGTGACATTGTACGCATTAAGCCGGGAGAAAAAATTCCCACAGATGGAGAAATTATTTCTGGTGAGACACGAATTGATGAGTCCATGGCGACAGGCGAATCTCTTCCTGTTCATCGTATTACCGGCGATACCGTAATTGGCTCTACCATAAATCAAACAGGGGCTTTAGATATCCGCGTAACCCATGAGCGCAGTGAAACATTTCTCTCACGGGTAATTCGCATGGTAGAAGAGGCGCAGGGATCAAAGGTTCCCATTCAAGAATTTGCCGATCGCATTACGGGCTATTTTGTGCCTGCGGTTATGATCATTGCTGTAACAGCGTTTTTCTCATGGCTTCTATTTCCAGAGTTTCATCTTTCCATTGTTCGTTTTTTTGATTTTCCCTGGAGTACCACTGAGGTAGCTCCGCTTACCTTAGCAATTCTTGCCATGACAGCTGTATTGGTAATTTCCTGCCCCTGCGCCTTGGGTCTTGCCACTCCTACCTCTCTTATGGTGGGAAGCGGTATGGGAGCCCAACGCGGTATTTTAATACGAAATGGAGAGGCGATTCAAACCATGAAAGATGTCAATCTCATTGCCTTTGATAAAACAGGAACCCTTACACGTGGCACCCCAGAAGTAACAGAGGTAATCTCCACTGATGAAGTAACTTCTCAGGAAATACTCTTTGCTGCGGCAAGTGTTGAACGCTCTTCAGAACACCCCTTGGCAGGTGCAATTCTGGCAGCAGCAAAGGAGCATGAAATTGAGCTGGTAGCGCCTACATCGTTCTCTGCACAGGTGGGCAAAGGGGTAACAGGAGAAGTTGCGGGGCATCAAATTAGTGTGGGAAATCGAAAGATCATTAATTTTGAGAATCTCCCTGAAAATCTTCGTATACGGGCGGCCTCTCTTGAAGACGAAGCAAAGACTGTTGTATTTGTTTCACGTGATTCCCGTGTTATAGGGATTCTTGCCATATCAGATGCCATAAAAGATGATGCGAAAGATGCGGTTGAAGCACTTGCACGTCATGGTATATCTACAGCGATGATAACAGGAGATAATGAGAAAACAGCCCGAGCAGTTGCCGACCAGCTTGGAATTTCTCATGTCATAGCGGAAGTGCTTCCCGGAGGAAAAGTCTCAGAGATAGAGCGATTACAAGAAGTACATAAAACAGTTGCCATGGTGGGTGACGGCATTAACGATGCGCCAGCCCTCAAGCAGGCAAATGTGGGTATTGCCTTGGGAACGGGCACAGATATTGCCATTGAAGCGGGGGATATTACCTTGGTTCGGGGGGATGTCACGGCAGTTGTATCAGCTGTTATTCTTTCCCGTGCCACTTTTCGTAAAATTCGGCAAAATTATTTTTGGGCATGGGTGTACAATGGTGTCGCCATACCTGCTGCTTTTCTTGGTTTGCTCCATCCAATGATCGGTGCTGCCGCCATGGCCATGAGTTCTCTTACGGTTGTACTTAACTCCTTGGGGTTACGACGAATTTCTTTAAAACATACGTAA
- a CDS encoding Fe(3+) ABC transporter substrate-binding protein: MKPSTLSIFLLVLLAGILLLQRVSSDADSPHVVVYTTRHYDVDDELFAQFEEQTGIRVKTLKGGADELTERIVREGENTPADMLITVDAGRLHRAQERGIFTPVHSQVLSENIPSRYRESGNHWFGLTKRARVIVYDTKRTSPEEFSTYEALAEDSWKGRVVVRSSENIYNLSLLASFIETLGEEDAYRWAKGMVRNMARSPRGNDRDQAKAVIAGEADAAILNTYYIGRMHYSADPEEVTVAKRAGIFFPNQESTGTHINISGAGIVRHGKNQDEAIQLLEYLSKKKAQQFFASANFEYPVHPEATPSELVQSWGDFVAQDIPLEKLGKYNNRAARIFDKVTWR, from the coding sequence ATGAAGCCATCCACCCTAAGTATTTTCTTATTAGTTCTTCTTGCAGGTATTCTACTATTACAGCGAGTTTCTTCTGATGCAGACTCTCCCCATGTTGTGGTATACACAACGCGACACTACGATGTGGACGATGAGCTCTTTGCACAATTTGAGGAACAAACAGGTATCCGTGTAAAAACACTCAAGGGAGGAGCCGACGAACTAACTGAGCGCATTGTTCGCGAGGGTGAAAACACCCCTGCAGATATGCTTATTACGGTTGATGCAGGAAGACTTCACCGTGCACAGGAACGGGGAATCTTTACTCCCGTACACTCCCAGGTACTCAGCGAAAACATCCCTTCGCGGTATCGAGAAAGTGGAAATCACTGGTTTGGCTTAACCAAACGAGCGCGGGTAATTGTCTACGATACAAAACGAACATCCCCGGAAGAATTCTCTACATATGAAGCTTTGGCTGAAGATTCTTGGAAAGGACGAGTGGTCGTTCGCAGCTCAGAAAACATCTACAATCTATCCCTTTTAGCCTCTTTTATAGAAACCCTGGGCGAAGAAGACGCCTATAGATGGGCCAAGGGTATGGTACGTAATATGGCGCGATCTCCCCGGGGTAATGATCGTGACCAAGCAAAGGCGGTCATTGCCGGTGAAGCAGACGCAGCTATTTTAAATACTTACTACATTGGACGTATGCACTATTCTGCAGATCCTGAAGAGGTTACTGTGGCTAAACGAGCCGGGATCTTTTTTCCGAATCAGGAATCAACGGGTACCCATATTAACATAAGTGGTGCAGGTATTGTGCGTCATGGAAAAAACCAGGACGAGGCAATACAACTTCTTGAGTATCTCTCCAAAAAAAAAGCTCAGCAATTTTTTGCCAGTGCAAACTTTGAATACCCGGTTCACCCTGAAGCGACCCCCTCAGAACTTGTGCAGAGTTGGGGTGATTTTGTTGCCCAGGATATCCCCCTTGAAAAGCTGGGCAAGTACAATAATCGTGCGGCACGAATTTTTGACAAAGTGACGTGGAGATAG
- a CDS encoding ABC transporter ATP-binding protein, which translates to MYLTFDHVNFAYATNELLILRDISFSVERDEIMAILGESGCGKSTLLRLISGFEMPLAGSIYLNGRCLAHGSKHFVPAEHRGIGMVFQDYALFPHMTVFENIRFGLKGIRKEQDLRVTHVLSLVRMEEYGARFPHELSGGQQQRVALARSIAPNPSLILLDEPFSNLDAHLQEEIRREIRYIVAAADMTTLFVTHDKADVHAIADTVIHLEGGTIDTWERVS; encoded by the coding sequence ATGTATCTTACCTTTGATCATGTTAACTTTGCCTATGCGACAAATGAGCTTTTGATTCTTCGTGATATTTCATTTTCCGTTGAACGTGACGAAATTATGGCGATCCTCGGAGAATCTGGATGTGGTAAAAGCACTCTTCTGCGTCTAATTAGCGGTTTTGAAATGCCTCTTGCGGGCTCTATCTATTTAAATGGACGCTGCCTTGCCCATGGAAGTAAACATTTTGTTCCTGCTGAACACCGCGGTATTGGGATGGTGTTTCAAGATTACGCACTTTTTCCCCATATGACGGTATTTGAGAATATCCGTTTTGGCTTAAAAGGAATCCGAAAAGAGCAGGATCTCCGTGTTACCCATGTGCTTTCCTTGGTTCGTATGGAGGAGTACGGAGCACGATTTCCTCATGAGCTTTCGGGAGGACAACAGCAGCGTGTGGCCTTGGCCCGTTCGATCGCTCCGAATCCTTCTCTTATTTTACTTGATGAACCATTCAGTAATCTTGATGCTCACTTACAAGAAGAGATTCGCCGGGAAATTCGATATATTGTTGCCGCTGCAGATATGACAACCCTGTTTGTCACTCACGATAAGGCTGATGTACACGCCATTGCAGACACGGTAATTCACTTGGAAGGTGGAACTATTGATACGTGGGAGAGAGTCTCTTAG
- a CDS encoding ATP-binding protein — translation MNWYALLPFSGFIVNLFLSFNIFNSAPNKVSNRCFFKMALFLALWGLTEFLIFSAHSVDAAWFWFRFVVLFAALSSVAIFESYIVFTRRTYSEHTRMLVVFLYIFAGVLGLINLFTDAFLGMPIHSSWGFYPTLGPYFLHYIVLVISLVGLSLISVFEYLLRARNRAERMQAFYLLIAIAIPLFAGIISEVIPVVSHMPRVPLTTFSTAFMALIIAVAIRRHKILPSVKYQLKYVEDKYKNLFNTITDPIIYINSSGQVLEINQSAQEALGLSFYPTSKKRNLFEEPFFHNHKDMICSCLKEKRIVEEDTLSIGDNYYSNLYIPVENERQQKILIILRDITDLTLAQEKHEEAQRSLEDNRNNFKRMTDLLPQFYSEVDTQGVLTFANKRMLTDLGYTAEETLGMEVRHFIHRDDWHKLSQNIKRKTSTMEKSNVDEYRFIRKNGTTFPALVYSTPLLKNKKICGLSSLIVDITERKKVENNLKKAKEEEQLANNAKSMFLANMSHEIRTPINGIIGMTDLMLHTPLNEEQRDYAETVHRSSNSLLQIVNDILDFSKIEAGQMGVEDISFSLAALLDDFSHMTSVKIHQKGIRFICDEDPQMPQYYRGDPHKIKQILTNLVGNAIKFTDEGHIRVHVGMADVSSDKDVSLQFSISDTGIGIAPEKQAHLFDQFTQVDSSVSRKYGGTGLGLAISKRICELLGGDISVESTPGKGATFSFSVRVRIEQHENTEKNITVSPHKRVLYAAQDLVASEKAVLERFFSSFVENVEECSDISHISKATEEKQVDLIILGEKEYTHLHNLSNMPPIPRVVLQRYGIVSKDIQEEQFLSLPLRPSKVRRLMLQLFQPPTDSFVAKQQGSPSVKEVPSSAPLILLVEDNPVNQKVAMKQLEKLGYRAVVTNNGNSAIRMALETTYDAILMDIQMPRLDGLTATKMMRENGIATPIIAMTANAMVEDKQICMESGMDDYISKPVKPVVLQEVLDYWITLKSSLRGISI, via the coding sequence ATGAATTGGTACGCACTGCTTCCGTTTTCCGGGTTTATAGTTAATTTATTTCTCAGTTTTAATATTTTCAACAGTGCTCCCAATAAAGTTTCAAATCGATGTTTCTTTAAAATGGCTCTGTTTCTCGCCTTGTGGGGATTAACAGAATTTCTCATATTTTCTGCTCATAGCGTTGATGCCGCGTGGTTTTGGTTTCGCTTTGTTGTGCTCTTTGCCGCCCTTTCTTCAGTAGCAATATTTGAAAGCTATATCGTGTTTACTCGGCGTACCTATTCAGAACACACTCGTATGCTTGTGGTCTTTTTGTATATTTTTGCTGGGGTATTGGGATTAATTAATCTCTTTACAGATGCTTTCCTTGGTATGCCGATTCATTCATCATGGGGCTTCTATCCAACTTTGGGGCCGTACTTTCTGCATTATATTGTTCTTGTCATATCCCTTGTAGGCCTCTCTTTGATCTCGGTGTTTGAATATCTCTTACGTGCGCGGAATAGGGCCGAGCGAATGCAGGCATTCTACCTTCTTATCGCTATTGCAATACCTCTGTTTGCAGGGATAATCAGCGAGGTTATTCCTGTGGTTTCACATATGCCAAGGGTGCCCTTAACGACCTTTTCCACAGCATTTATGGCGCTTATTATTGCCGTGGCAATACGCCGACATAAAATTCTCCCCAGTGTAAAATACCAGCTTAAATATGTGGAAGATAAATATAAAAACCTATTTAATACCATTACTGATCCAATTATCTACATCAACAGTAGCGGGCAGGTCTTGGAGATTAATCAGTCTGCCCAAGAAGCTCTCGGACTCTCCTTTTATCCTACTTCAAAAAAACGGAATCTCTTTGAAGAGCCTTTTTTTCACAACCACAAAGACATGATATGCAGCTGTTTGAAAGAAAAACGAATTGTGGAAGAAGATACCCTTTCCATTGGGGATAACTATTATAGTAACCTTTACATCCCCGTGGAGAATGAACGACAGCAGAAAATATTGATTATTCTTCGGGATATCACCGATCTTACTCTTGCTCAGGAAAAGCATGAAGAGGCACAGCGGAGCTTAGAAGATAATCGCAATAATTTTAAACGAATGACCGATTTGCTGCCCCAATTTTACAGCGAAGTTGATACACAGGGAGTGCTTACTTTTGCCAATAAAAGAATGCTGACAGATCTGGGCTATACAGCTGAGGAAACCCTTGGTATGGAGGTGCGTCATTTTATCCATCGTGATGATTGGCACAAACTTTCCCAAAATATTAAACGTAAAACTTCAACTATGGAAAAAAGTAATGTAGATGAATATCGCTTTATTCGTAAAAATGGAACGACCTTTCCTGCCCTTGTGTACAGTACTCCGCTTTTAAAGAATAAAAAAATATGTGGCCTTTCTTCACTCATTGTTGATATTACTGAGCGAAAAAAAGTAGAGAATAATCTAAAAAAGGCAAAGGAGGAAGAACAGCTCGCGAATAATGCAAAATCAATGTTTCTTGCAAACATGTCTCATGAAATACGCACTCCCATAAATGGTATTATTGGTATGACAGACCTCATGTTACATACCCCTCTCAATGAAGAACAAAGAGATTATGCAGAAACAGTGCATCGGAGTAGTAACTCCCTCTTGCAGATTGTAAATGATATCCTTGATTTTTCAAAAATAGAAGCAGGACAAATGGGTGTTGAAGATATTAGTTTTAGCCTTGCAGCGCTTTTGGATGATTTCTCTCATATGACATCCGTAAAAATACATCAAAAAGGTATTCGTTTTATCTGCGATGAAGATCCGCAGATGCCGCAGTATTATCGAGGGGATCCACATAAGATTAAGCAGATTTTAACGAATCTTGTGGGAAATGCGATTAAATTCACCGATGAGGGACACATTCGTGTACACGTCGGTATGGCTGATGTTTCTTCTGATAAGGACGTGTCCTTGCAATTTTCCATATCCGATACGGGTATCGGTATTGCTCCTGAAAAGCAGGCACATCTCTTTGATCAGTTTACCCAGGTAGACAGTTCTGTCTCTCGAAAATATGGGGGAACAGGACTTGGTTTGGCCATATCAAAACGAATATGTGAGCTTCTTGGGGGAGATATCAGCGTTGAAAGTACTCCCGGAAAGGGAGCAACATTCTCGTTCTCCGTGCGGGTACGAATTGAACAGCATGAGAATACAGAAAAGAATATTACCGTGTCTCCCCATAAAAGGGTGTTATATGCAGCACAGGACTTGGTTGCAAGTGAAAAAGCTGTATTAGAGAGATTCTTCTCTTCCTTTGTAGAAAATGTAGAAGAATGTTCCGACATATCTCATATTTCAAAAGCTACGGAAGAAAAACAGGTAGATCTTATTATTCTTGGAGAAAAAGAGTATACACATCTTCATAACCTATCTAATATGCCCCCTATTCCACGGGTTGTTTTGCAACGCTATGGTATTGTATCAAAAGACATACAGGAAGAACAGTTTCTGTCTCTCCCCTTACGTCCATCTAAGGTGCGGCGCCTTATGTTGCAGCTATTTCAACCACCTACGGATTCCTTTGTTGCAAAACAGCAAGGATCTCCTTCTGTGAAAGAAGTACCGTCATCAGCTCCTTTAATACTCTTGGTAGAGGATAATCCGGTAAATCAAAAAGTAGCCATGAAACAGCTGGAAAAATTGGGGTATCGCGCAGTTGTTACAAACAACGGAAACAGTGCTATACGAATGGCTCTTGAAACCACCTACGATGCTATTCTTATGGATATACAAATGCCTCGTCTTGATGGATTAACAGCCACAAAAATGATGCGAGAAAATGGAATAGCTACACCGATTATCGCCATGACAGCCAACGCCATGGTGGAAGATAAACAAATCTGTATGGAGTCCGGTATGGATGATTATATCTCTAAGCCGGTAAAGCCGGTGGTGCTTCAAGAGGTTCTTGATTACTGGATAACCTTAAAAAGCTCTCTACGCGGCATCTCCATCTAA